The region ATTTATATTCAGTTTTTGAATAAGCTAAAAGTGAATCTGATATTGATTTTGATTGCATATTAGCAGTGGACTCAATAACATCGGCAATGATAAACATAGGAGCCCAGATGTCATACCTTCTGCTATCAAAATTCTTGAGGTAAGTATTGGCGGAATCGGTAACAGGATATCGCGAATTTATCTCCGGTGCATAATGGAGGGCAAAATTATATAAATCATTCCGCAACGTTTGATGAAAGGTCTGCAGAGATTGGTTGTCTATATAACGCTCTAGTTTTTCCTCCTCAAGTTTCCTTTTCATTTGAATTTTAATGGTACGACTGTCAAGAGTTGCATTTATATCATTTATCCCCGCAAACATTTTGGGAGAATACGTTTTGTATTTTTCTATTCCACCTTTTTTACCGCTTCTGGATCTTGCAACATCTCCACTTTTAGCATAACCACTATTTAGTATGCTCATCAAATCATTAAACCCTGGTTTATTATATTTCTTAAAATCTTCAATTTCATCAAGTAGTAATGTTCTGGAATTTCTGTCAACATCTCGGAACAGGGTTGCAGTTGTAAGCGTTACATACATTGCGCCGTTGAAGCATAATGGTTTTATTATTTCGAAAAGATGAGATTTTCCTGATCCCTTTTCAGCTTGAATATGCACATAAGGGTAGTGACGGAATATCCTGAATACATAAGTTCCTATAATCCAAATTGATAAAAGATCATAAACATTCTGATTATCTATAAAAACATATTTCTTTAAGTAATCTCTAATTTTGTTAAAAAGATCAAACGGGTTTACCTTATAGTTTTTTATGAGATAATTTTCAACTCCTTCAAGACTAAAAAGGCTCTCATCTATGTCTTCATACTTTGTTTCAAGATTTTCTTTTTCCAGATCTTCAAGTTCAATTCTCCCATAGTTTGAAGTAATCACGCTTAGTTCTTCGTTGATATAGATGCCGAAATACATTTTGTCATTTATATAGTCCTGAGCAAGATTCAACTCATTTTTTTTACTGACCGAAGACTTCGCAGTTTTAATAAGTTCATAATTATTTACAAAATTTGCATCAATGGTTTTTGATGTCTTAACTATTTCCTCAAAATCCTGAGTTGATTTTTTACTTCTGACGAAGAAACTTGAAACACTGTTATTTAGTGCAACTTGGGTAAGTTTACTTGCCTTGCCCTTGAATTGAATTGCCCAACGAATTGATTCTTCAACGTCATCAGTAATAATTAAAATTTCTTTACCCTTAATAAGTTTATTCCATTCAGGATGCCACTTTGTTTCTTCTTCTATATTATAAAGAACATCATACCCAACCTGCCGCAGATAAATTGCATCGAGAATATCATTTACAAATAAAAATCTTGTTATGTTTTTAATATTTTTCGAAATCCTGCTGTAGTCCAGAAGTATTGAACAACCAATCACCACATCCTTTTTAGAGGTTTTATTAATTGGAAACTCAACATACTTCATAGCAACAATACCAGCTTGAGTAGCATTCAGAATTGGAAAGATTAACATTTGCTTCTGACCGTCATAACCAATCTGGTAATCCTTAATTGTTGAATCTGTTAGCCCACGATTGTTTTTAAGGTAATCTAACACGGGACTATTTGTTGGATCAAATAGGTTTTGTGAATGATTCTGAATAGTCTGCAAATCTGGAAGAATACCTCCAGCGCTTATTAATTTGAAATAATCCATTACAAACGGTTCAGGTATTCCTTCAACCAATTGATAGAACTGAGCAGGAAATCCAGTATTTTGAGTTCTTTTGCAAGTAAACAAACCACCCTTTTCAATTGTTAAATTTTTCCCAGTGTCATTTAAGATAAAGGGACTGTTAAAGTCATAGATTTCCTTATCGGGTGACTCCTTTAACATTTCAGGATAGTAGGATGAATAAAATTTTTGCGCAGTTGATAGATTTGAATTGCTCATAATATTAGTCCTAATTGAACTCTGTAAATTATTCATTTTACTTTTTATATACCCCCAGTTAACATCATTTAATTCATCGTAACCCATCTCGACTTTTGCCAAGGGTTGGACTGATGACCGTTCCTGAAATTTGCTCATAGAAGCCCAGGCTTTATCAGAGGGCATTACAATATCGATTGTTTCCGCTTGACCGTTTACCAGATATTCCTCTCCACTCTTTATCATATGAGCCTGACTGATAATCGTGTCAGTTCTACTACCAGTCTGTGGCAGTTTATACTGAACGAGATCGTCGAATGAAATATTTTTAACATCATTCCACTGAAAATAATTCAATGCTTTATTCTTCAGTGCTTGTGCACCGGCATTAAAAGTAATTCTTTTTAATTCGTCCAGTTCAGTGACACCACCATAAAATGGCATAGCCATAACTCGAACAAATATATCTTCCTTGGATAGTTTCTCAATAGTCTCTAATCTTTTTTTAATTGTTGGTGTAAAAAGTTCCAAATCACGAAGTTGACTTTCATAGGGAGTTGAAAAACTCATCTCTACCTGAATCATATCCCTCATCACTTTAAGTTTATTAATATGTCGCTCTATTAAATGGCTTTTGGTCAAGATGTGAAGCATCCATTTGTTCCCATTTATCCAATGGTTCTGAAAGACTTCTAGAATTTTCATCATCAGGTCCCGATTCTGATTATCAAGCTCTGTAAGAACTTCACTCAAATAATAATCACTTGTTTCATTTATCTGGACACGCTTTAGATGCTGAGGCAGTGATTTCAGTCTCTCTAGATCTTTATTTAATGATTCAGCTAAATCTATTTTTATCGTTGATTCATTGAAAAAATGGTCTCTTCCACTTTTAGCAAAATTTTTTCGATAGGTCAATGGCGAATAACAAAACTTGCAACCAAAGCTACAGCCCATTGTGGGATTAAGGGTAAATGGAAAGCCATAGGGATAGATACTAGAAGGGGTTTGGGCGTTTAAAGCATTAACTGCACCTGATCTTATTGATGTTTTATGTAATGGGGGCATTAAATATTTTTTAATTTAAAGAGGAGGTCGCACCTGAGTATTCCAAAGATGGTGCATGCTCAATCTTCAACAGATTAAAGGTGCATAATTCCACCGACACTCATCTGGATTGTAATAAATTACAACCATTCATCGCCATTTCTGACAGATACGAACCTCCCTACATTATTTTAGTCTTTCGTCTAATCCTAACTCTTAACGGATTCTGATAGAACTCAACAATTTTAGCACGTCGGATTGTAGTTATTCTTTCCTCTCCAGTAATTTTATTATAGACATGCTTCACCAACCAAGCAATAACCTTATCCCTATGCTTTCTATCTTCAATAAGAAAAACCTCAACTTTATCTACAAACCCATATTTTTTTGAATTCCAGCTCTTTTTCTGATAAATTCTTTTTGCATCTCTATGATACCATCTTAAATCGATGTTTGCATTTGTTACTCGGTAAATATCTAAGTCAAAATTAAATTCAAATTTCTTAATCATATAAAATAGTCTATTGAATAAACTATACTCAAAATATTTTGGGTATCTATTACAAAAATACAATACTAATACATAACGATT is a window of Ignavibacterium sp. DNA encoding:
- a CDS encoding DUF3631 domain-containing protein, translated to MPPLHKTSIRSGAVNALNAQTPSSIYPYGFPFTLNPTMGCSFGCKFCYSPLTYRKNFAKSGRDHFFNESTIKIDLAESLNKDLERLKSLPQHLKRVQINETSDYYLSEVLTELDNQNRDLMMKILEVFQNHWINGNKWMLHILTKSHLIERHINKLKVMRDMIQVEMSFSTPYESQLRDLELFTPTIKKRLETIEKLSKEDIFVRVMAMPFYGGVTELDELKRITFNAGAQALKNKALNYFQWNDVKNISFDDLVQYKLPQTGSRTDTIISQAHMIKSGEEYLVNGQAETIDIVMPSDKAWASMSKFQERSSVQPLAKVEMGYDELNDVNWGYIKSKMNNLQSSIRTNIMSNSNLSTAQKFYSSYYPEMLKESPDKEIYDFNSPFILNDTGKNLTIEKGGLFTCKRTQNTGFPAQFYQLVEGIPEPFVMDYFKLISAGGILPDLQTIQNHSQNLFDPTNSPVLDYLKNNRGLTDSTIKDYQIGYDGQKQMLIFPILNATQAGIVAMKYVEFPINKTSKKDVVIGCSILLDYSRISKNIKNITRFLFVNDILDAIYLRQVGYDVLYNIEEETKWHPEWNKLIKGKEILIITDDVEESIRWAIQFKGKASKLTQVALNNSVSSFFVRSKKSTQDFEEIVKTSKTIDANFVNNYELIKTAKSSVSKKNELNLAQDYINDKMYFGIYINEELSVITSNYGRIELEDLEKENLETKYEDIDESLFSLEGVENYLIKNYKVNPFDLFNKIRDYLKKYVFIDNQNVYDLLSIWIIGTYVFRIFRHYPYVHIQAEKGSGKSHLFEIIKPLCFNGAMYVTLTTATLFRDVDRNSRTLLLDEIEDFKKYNKPGFNDLMSILNSGYAKSGDVARSRSGKKGGIEKYKTYSPKMFAGINDINATLDSRTIKIQMKRKLEEEKLERYIDNQSLQTFHQTLRNDLYNFALHYAPEINSRYPVTDSANTYLKNFDSRRYDIWAPMFIIADVIESTANMQSKSISDSLLAYSKTEYKYHQVLDAESSELIKLIEALNTTLKSVRYKKLKELDGENILYYLTNDVYNYTTSLPDYRKRSISISKFSRELNKLGIEVKNTTGNEKCYEVKLNELADFAKRYNVEFSTEGIVRTKSSASTKFIPNRLLITENAKDQPLTNQIINTVKQLNPKVEIEKVSSERPTYPDSLGISERYKYLSETLLLGTRSESSPFTACFESPGNIVEGMTVTTNLQFHCSSNCEFCYLHGTQTGEPRWRKIYTNLDRWEEEIKKERLVFDFANSLWSAISFYKKETLPKIPEGFKDVVDDFRKEILRPRSSINELEDVKRELEKRLADIIGRMGLQFDYPRVNEIKKDLRSYFSENAKLKLKLNVGEYTDIVRTNHLTGHLDFLMQRIQREQDFNITMYIKSADIDDLVKYNGHNRVQVTLGFNTDHAITTWEKDTSSLDERMDAFNKIQKAKGFIIRPSIEPVIAYNGFIKEYQELAKRMKKELNLEAKNVSKIRFGCLRIGPLLKQDLLNYFPETTLFSETEEMFQPVKPDNKMRYREDLRIEVYKVLLEEFAAYRSKLALACEYPSIWDKLGMSYKEHLKDYVYQYQG